A single region of the Halichondria panicea chromosome 10, odHalPani1.1, whole genome shotgun sequence genome encodes:
- the LOC135342163 gene encoding uncharacterized protein LOC135342163 isoform X2 — MCENKIARIRGEGEERRRKEESKLSAKRLFDEAMKHGHVSVNIVNMLVFGPAGTGKTNLKHLLTDKPPPLQRDSTPCMEKPVRIRPVSNTKFKTTSTGRGWKEMSQPKMLNLLAQIIAKLPKESTDHLVGKITDRSMASRIVNGLRNMMMAFKRMTTTKTTSGSKLSPSTNDSDELSGSAKMLDKAIDEVIASVVSGVAEELKPATQGTDQLSSSDQQEGELFDSNWVYVTDCGGQPQFHDVSPLFIKHISVALIVLRLIDELSSFPSDEYYKDGQLVGSPHASHMTLGETLQSLIRSIESHTSQDKKPKMIFVGTFFDQLKSSNTLIKRNKEILDMLPPDIKKLLVYENLGLNNLIFGLNTISREEDSLATANRIRIAIEDSIPLQVKMPIWWSFLDSLLQSLSASLERGVLGIEECLQLATRFGYLLKDLEAALVFFDNVCIAHYYPSILPNTVFVDAQIPLDKITELSQHAISLRTASSTVSPGGTGAEWKRFRDEGIITLKFLRFFNKYYVEGIFSPEDMLLIMKDLLVIAPIPLVEATPHQAEFFMPSLLTSIPPAELDKIRSSFTTSPLAVYFRSGCIRSGVFCCLVVDVIKRLGWKVLLPSGEANILAKNCIQLEIPNLPCTVVLIDSFSYLEVYIDVLFALRKQVCPTIRNEILISIKSSFEMLHYNNDTPETAIFCPCSKKSTGSKLHLADVSERNGCKFWKCSLQTRVWGELSDEDRIWLDDSEGSGESSSATGGTCTKTERKSDQQQYSGELSSVIVMEDVCKKTGVRDQQLDQEIPESDIILIAEKFPHLLSVHKALTINDLQHVYEKLHTAHASASPHWFNLGLALGLSHPVLTNINSDNREKNLLCFREMLAELLSTQHVTWSLLSDALKKPTVDLINLADSITVNQSTTPNLLDRLNLTPADLGDVTEVTRRYGNQAGVAHALGAWRRVNPSRATFRALVEITIGLRRGDTATDICRFIVDNTSGTDRN; from the exons ATGTGTGAGAATAAGATTGCTAGGATACGAGGAGAAGGAGAGGAGAGGCGGAGAAAGGAAG AATCGAAGCTATCAGCAAAGCGGTTGTTTGATGAGGCGATGAAGCACGGACACGTCTCGGTCAACATTGTCAACATGCTTGTGTTTGGACCTGCGGGAACAGGGAAGACCAACCTCAAGCACCTGCTAACTGACAAGCCCCCTCCACTACAGCGAGACAGCACTCCTTGTATGGAAAAGCCAGTACGCATTCGACCCGTGTCCAACACGAAATTCAAGACAACTAGTACTGGAAGAGGCTGGAAAGAGATGTCTCAGCCAAAGATGCTCAATCTACTAGCTCAAATCATTGCCAAGTTACCAAAAGAAAGCACCGATCACCTAGTTGGAAAAATCACTGATCGCTCCATGGCATCAAGGATTGTCAATGGCTTGAGGAACATGATGATGGCATTCAAGAGGATGACCACAACCAAGACAACTTCTGGTTCCAAATTGAGCCCATCGACGAACGATTCCGATGAACTTTCTGGCTCTGCAAAAATGTTGGACAAAGCCATTGATGAAGTGATAGCGAGtgtagtgagtggtgtggCAGAAGAGCTGAAGCCAGCCACACAGGGAACTGACCAACTGTCGAGCAGTGACCAGCAAGAAGGAGAACTGTTTGATTCCAACTGGGTGTATGTTACCGACTGCGGCGGCCAGCCGCAATTCCACGACGTCAGCCCTCTCTTCATCAAGCACATTTCGGTGGCGTTGATAGTCTTGCGTTTGATTGACGAACTCTCCAGTTTCCCTTCTGACGAGTACTACAAGGATGGGCAGCTTGTTGGTAGTCCTCATGCATCTCACATGACGCTCGGGGAGACACTTCAGAGTCTCATTCGATCCATTGAGTCCCATACCTCACAAGACAAGAAGCCGAAGATGATCTTTGTGGGCACATTCTTTGATCAGCTGAAGAGCTCGAATACACTTATCAAGAGGAATAAAGAGATTCTCGACATGCTGCCACCCGATATCAAGAAGCTATTGGTGTACGAAAATCTTGGATTGAACAATCTGATTTTTGGTCTCAACACAATCAGCCGAGAAGAAGATTCACTGGCCACTGCCAATAGGATTAGAATTGCTATTGAGGACTCTATTCCGCTACAAGTCAAAATGCCCATCTGGTGGTCCTTCTTGGATTCACTTCTCCAGAGTTTATCTGCCAGTCTCGAGCGAGGTGTACTAGGCATTGAAGAATGTCTCCAATTAGCCACTCGATTTGGTTATTTGCTCAAAGATCTTGAAGCTGCTCTGGTCTTCTTTGACAACGTGTGTATAGCGCACTACTATCCCTCCATTCTCCccaacacagtgtttgtggatgCCCAGATTCCACTAGACAAGATCACCGAGCTCTCACAGCACGCCATCTCCCTGAGGACTGCAAGCTCTACTGTTAGCCCAGGAGGGACAGGCGCCGAATGGAAGAGATTTCGAGACGAGGGCATAATCACTTTAAAGTTTCTACGATTCTTCAATAAGTATTACGTTGAAGGCATATTTTCTCCAGAAGATATGCTGTTGATCATGAAAGATCTTCTTGTGATTGCTCCCATTCCTCTAGTGGAAGCCACTCCCCACCAAGCCGAGTTCTTCATGCCATCTCTACTCACATCGATCCCACCTGCTGAGCTAGACAAGATTCGTTCCTCCTTCACAACATCACCCCTCGCTGTCTACTTTCGTAGTGGGTGTATTCGCTCTGGAGTATTTTGCTGTCTAGTTGTGGACGTGATCAAGAGGCTGGGCTGGAAAGTTTTGCTTCCCTCAGGGGAAGCAAACATTTTAGCTAAAAATTGTATCCAGCTAGAAATCCCCAATCTCCCGTGCACCGTGGTTCTGATCGACTCCTTCTCGTATCTTGAAGTGTATATCGATGTGCTTTTTGCTCTTCGCAAACAAGTATGCCCTACAATTCGAAACGAAATTTTGATCAGCATTAAATCATCGTTTGAAATGTTGCATTACAACAACGACACACCCGAGACAGCCATCTTTTGCCCATGCAGCAAGAAAAGCACTGGAAGCAAATTGCACCTTGCCGATGTCAGTGAACGGAATGGCTGTAAGTTTTGGAAGTGTTCCCTTCAGACACGTGTGTGGGGAGAGCTCAGTGATGAAGATAGAATCTGGTTGGACGATAGCGAAGGTTCTG GTGAATCATCCTCTGCTACTGGAGGTACTTGTACGAAGACTGAGAGAAAGAGTGATCAGCAGCAATACTCCG gtgaattgtcctctgttatagtaatggaagatgtgtgtaagaagactggagtgagggaccaacaactagatcaagaaatccctgagagtgacatcattctaatcGCGGAGAAATTTCCACACCTGCTGAGCGTGCACAAG GCTTTGACAATTAATGATCTGCAACATGTTTACGAGAAACtacacactgcacatgcaAGTGCCAGCCCTCACTGGTTCAATCTGGGATTGGCTCTAGGTCTCAGTCATCCTGTTCTCACCAATATCAATAGTGATAACCGTGAAAAGAATTTGTTGTGCTTTCGTGAAATGTTGGCTGAGCTCCTGAGTACACAACATGTAACATGGAGTCTCCTTTCAGACGCTCTCAAAAAGCCCACAGTGGATCTCATCAATTTGGCTGATAGCATCACAG TCAATCAATCCACAACTCCTAACCTGCTCGATCGACTCAACCTCACCCCAGCCGACCTCGGTGATGTAACTGAAGTCACACGTCGTTATGGCAATCAAGCTGGAGTGGCTCATGCATTGGGAGCGTGGCGAAGAGTGAATCCTTCCAGAGCTACCTTCAGGGCCTTGGTGGAAATTACCATAGGACTGAGAAGAGGAGACACTGCTACAGACATTTGTAGATTCATTGTAGACAATACAAGTGGAACTGACCGAAACTGA
- the LOC135342163 gene encoding uncharacterized protein LOC135342163 isoform X1, with amino-acid sequence MCENKIARIRGEGEERRRKEESKLSAKRLFDEAMKHGHVSVNIVNMLVFGPAGTGKTNLKHLLTDKPPPLQRDSTPCMEKPVRIRPVSNTKFKTTSTGRGWKEMSQPKMLNLLAQIIAKLPKESTDHLVGKITDRSMASRIVNGLRNMMMAFKRMTTTKTTSGSKLSPSTNDSDELSGSAKMLDKAIDEVIASVVSGVAEELKPATQGTDQLSSSDQQEGELFDSNWVYVTDCGGQPQFHDVSPLFIKHISVALIVLRLIDELSSFPSDEYYKDGQLVGSPHASHMTLGETLQSLIRSIESHTSQDKKPKMIFVGTFFDQLKSSNTLIKRNKEILDMLPPDIKKLLVYENLGLNNLIFGLNTISREEDSLATANRIRIAIEDSIPLQVKMPIWWSFLDSLLQSLSASLERGVLGIEECLQLATRFGYLLKDLEAALVFFDNVCIAHYYPSILPNTVFVDAQIPLDKITELSQHAISLRTASSTVSPGGTGAEWKRFRDEGIITLKFLRFFNKYYVEGIFSPEDMLLIMKDLLVIAPIPLVEATPHQAEFFMPSLLTSIPPAELDKIRSSFTTSPLAVYFRSGCIRSGVFCCLVVDVIKRLGWKVLLPSGEANILAKNCIQLEIPNLPCTVVLIDSFSYLEVYIDVLFALRKQVCPTIRNEILISIKSSFEMLHYNNDTPETAIFCPCSKKSTGSKLHLADVSERNGCKFWKCSLQTRVWGELSDEDRIWLDDSEGSGESSSATGGTCTKTERKSDQQQYSVHQCGTLANVVSSTGSRMSDQQPCLSNSVMEDVCLKTEVHDHDQRDTSNKSSPAMEHVLNDQHASELSSVIVMEDVCKKTGVRDQQLDQEIPESDIILIAEKFPHLLSVHKALTINDLQHVYEKLHTAHASASPHWFNLGLALGLSHPVLTNINSDNREKNLLCFREMLAELLSTQHVTWSLLSDALKKPTVDLINLADSITVNQSTTPNLLDRLNLTPADLGDVTEVTRRYGNQAGVAHALGAWRRVNPSRATFRALVEITIGLRRGDTATDICRFIVDNTSGTDRN; translated from the exons ATGTGTGAGAATAAGATTGCTAGGATACGAGGAGAAGGAGAGGAGAGGCGGAGAAAGGAAG AATCGAAGCTATCAGCAAAGCGGTTGTTTGATGAGGCGATGAAGCACGGACACGTCTCGGTCAACATTGTCAACATGCTTGTGTTTGGACCTGCGGGAACAGGGAAGACCAACCTCAAGCACCTGCTAACTGACAAGCCCCCTCCACTACAGCGAGACAGCACTCCTTGTATGGAAAAGCCAGTACGCATTCGACCCGTGTCCAACACGAAATTCAAGACAACTAGTACTGGAAGAGGCTGGAAAGAGATGTCTCAGCCAAAGATGCTCAATCTACTAGCTCAAATCATTGCCAAGTTACCAAAAGAAAGCACCGATCACCTAGTTGGAAAAATCACTGATCGCTCCATGGCATCAAGGATTGTCAATGGCTTGAGGAACATGATGATGGCATTCAAGAGGATGACCACAACCAAGACAACTTCTGGTTCCAAATTGAGCCCATCGACGAACGATTCCGATGAACTTTCTGGCTCTGCAAAAATGTTGGACAAAGCCATTGATGAAGTGATAGCGAGtgtagtgagtggtgtggCAGAAGAGCTGAAGCCAGCCACACAGGGAACTGACCAACTGTCGAGCAGTGACCAGCAAGAAGGAGAACTGTTTGATTCCAACTGGGTGTATGTTACCGACTGCGGCGGCCAGCCGCAATTCCACGACGTCAGCCCTCTCTTCATCAAGCACATTTCGGTGGCGTTGATAGTCTTGCGTTTGATTGACGAACTCTCCAGTTTCCCTTCTGACGAGTACTACAAGGATGGGCAGCTTGTTGGTAGTCCTCATGCATCTCACATGACGCTCGGGGAGACACTTCAGAGTCTCATTCGATCCATTGAGTCCCATACCTCACAAGACAAGAAGCCGAAGATGATCTTTGTGGGCACATTCTTTGATCAGCTGAAGAGCTCGAATACACTTATCAAGAGGAATAAAGAGATTCTCGACATGCTGCCACCCGATATCAAGAAGCTATTGGTGTACGAAAATCTTGGATTGAACAATCTGATTTTTGGTCTCAACACAATCAGCCGAGAAGAAGATTCACTGGCCACTGCCAATAGGATTAGAATTGCTATTGAGGACTCTATTCCGCTACAAGTCAAAATGCCCATCTGGTGGTCCTTCTTGGATTCACTTCTCCAGAGTTTATCTGCCAGTCTCGAGCGAGGTGTACTAGGCATTGAAGAATGTCTCCAATTAGCCACTCGATTTGGTTATTTGCTCAAAGATCTTGAAGCTGCTCTGGTCTTCTTTGACAACGTGTGTATAGCGCACTACTATCCCTCCATTCTCCccaacacagtgtttgtggatgCCCAGATTCCACTAGACAAGATCACCGAGCTCTCACAGCACGCCATCTCCCTGAGGACTGCAAGCTCTACTGTTAGCCCAGGAGGGACAGGCGCCGAATGGAAGAGATTTCGAGACGAGGGCATAATCACTTTAAAGTTTCTACGATTCTTCAATAAGTATTACGTTGAAGGCATATTTTCTCCAGAAGATATGCTGTTGATCATGAAAGATCTTCTTGTGATTGCTCCCATTCCTCTAGTGGAAGCCACTCCCCACCAAGCCGAGTTCTTCATGCCATCTCTACTCACATCGATCCCACCTGCTGAGCTAGACAAGATTCGTTCCTCCTTCACAACATCACCCCTCGCTGTCTACTTTCGTAGTGGGTGTATTCGCTCTGGAGTATTTTGCTGTCTAGTTGTGGACGTGATCAAGAGGCTGGGCTGGAAAGTTTTGCTTCCCTCAGGGGAAGCAAACATTTTAGCTAAAAATTGTATCCAGCTAGAAATCCCCAATCTCCCGTGCACCGTGGTTCTGATCGACTCCTTCTCGTATCTTGAAGTGTATATCGATGTGCTTTTTGCTCTTCGCAAACAAGTATGCCCTACAATTCGAAACGAAATTTTGATCAGCATTAAATCATCGTTTGAAATGTTGCATTACAACAACGACACACCCGAGACAGCCATCTTTTGCCCATGCAGCAAGAAAAGCACTGGAAGCAAATTGCACCTTGCCGATGTCAGTGAACGGAATGGCTGTAAGTTTTGGAAGTGTTCCCTTCAGACACGTGTGTGGGGAGAGCTCAGTGATGAAGATAGAATCTGGTTGGACGATAGCGAAGGTTCTG GTGAATCATCCTCTGCTACTGGAGGTACTTGTACGAAGACTGAGAGAAAGAGTGATCAGCAGCAATACTCCG TCCATCAATGTGGGACTCTGGCCAATGTTGTTAGTAGCACTGGATCTAGAATGAGTGATCAACAGCCTTGTTTGA GTAATTctgtaatggaagatgtgtgctTGAAGACGGAAGTACATGATCATGATCAGCGAGATACTTCTA ACAAATCATCTCCTGCAATGGAACATGTGCTCAATGATCAACATGCCA gtgaattgtcctctgttatagtaatggaagatgtgtgtaagaagactggagtgagggaccaacaactagatcaagaaatccctgagagtgacatcattctaatcGCGGAGAAATTTCCACACCTGCTGAGCGTGCACAAG GCTTTGACAATTAATGATCTGCAACATGTTTACGAGAAACtacacactgcacatgcaAGTGCCAGCCCTCACTGGTTCAATCTGGGATTGGCTCTAGGTCTCAGTCATCCTGTTCTCACCAATATCAATAGTGATAACCGTGAAAAGAATTTGTTGTGCTTTCGTGAAATGTTGGCTGAGCTCCTGAGTACACAACATGTAACATGGAGTCTCCTTTCAGACGCTCTCAAAAAGCCCACAGTGGATCTCATCAATTTGGCTGATAGCATCACAG TCAATCAATCCACAACTCCTAACCTGCTCGATCGACTCAACCTCACCCCAGCCGACCTCGGTGATGTAACTGAAGTCACACGTCGTTATGGCAATCAAGCTGGAGTGGCTCATGCATTGGGAGCGTGGCGAAGAGTGAATCCTTCCAGAGCTACCTTCAGGGCCTTGGTGGAAATTACCATAGGACTGAGAAGAGGAGACACTGCTACAGACATTTGTAGATTCATTGTAGACAATACAAGTGGAACTGACCGAAACTGA